From the Chionomys nivalis chromosome 18, mChiNiv1.1, whole genome shotgun sequence genome, the window CCTGCTTTGACTTAGGGCtactaaaagaaacaaataacagAGAGAGATCAGATACCACATACGGTCAGTACAAATTAGTGTTTCTATAATGAATTAAGGAGACCCTACATGCGAAATAACCCACCCCACACTGCACCTTGCCCACATTCTGGTCCCTGCCACCCTGGCCCCCATCTTGGAGCTATCAGCAGAGAGGAGGATCAAACAGAATGGCCTCCAGAGTCCAGGAACACTAGTCACATGGGGACCTATCTCTAGGGTTTCTGTCAATAAAGGACAACCGTTTCTATGTACATAGGAAAGTGACTCTCACGCTAAGACTAGCTCagagtaaacaaacagaaatcgTTAAGATCAAAATACTACCACCCCCAGGCTGATGACAAGGAACAGCTGTACCAAAAGCCTAGAACAAGCAAGCGGGCCCAAGGGCAGAAGGAACCCACTAGTGCGGTCAAGTTAGGGAAATCCTCCAGCACCCTTCCCAGCAGCAGCACAGCACCAAAGCAGGGCGAGCCCACCCCCAGGAAAGACATTCTTTACAGTCTGAGTACTGAGAAACACGGCAAAGCCTCCAGGCGGTGTTTTAGCTCTAGGACCTCACCAATCTATGCCTCCGTTTCCGCAGATGGTACTGGTTGGTCTTtaaggtccttctgtttgtgctttgcaaggggtggggaaagggggaaggtggGAGGCACGGGAATGGTGGCTGAGAGAATAACCCAGAAAAATTGTAGCATCAGGTTTGGCTACCAGCTGTTACTGTTCCattgtttcctctttctttcccactTGGGACTATTCTGCCTCTAACTCTACACACTGATCCaccagtgtgtgtggtgtacacgTGCCATCCCTGAGGGGTGGCAGTGAGGCCCGGGCCcttacctctgtgtgtttcctgacGGAGAGCTCCTCACTTTAGGGTTACTGGAATGCATTGATTGAAATCCTGAGCTTTCGGTCACTAACTGGGATGGGCTCACCGAGTTCCTCTCGGGCTGCAGCAGAAGTAGctgctgggggcagaggcagttgCCCACTGCTTGTTTGGTACGTCCCTTAGTGCTGGCTGCCAGCTCGCCTTTTTCCTCTTCGTTTTTCTCTGCTGTGGAAGTGGGTCCTTCCCCCTTGAAGTTCCAGCATTCTCTGAGTGTGTGCCTCCTGCTGCCGAAGGAAAATCTCGCATCTCCAGGGCCCACTACAGGAAAAGGACATAAAGGGGAAGgtaagaatgaaaacaaagataaaaaacaccTTCCAACAGGATCAGCACAACAAGAGACATCTGGGCCATGTTTCAGCTCCCACGGGATAAAGGGGAAGGATGACAGCCATGTCATAGCCACTAGCTCTGGCAATCGAGCAACTGAAGAAAAATAAGGATTTCTGATGAGCACACAGGCCTCCCATTCAAGCAGTCTCTATGTGAAGGAGAGAAAAGCATTTCATGTTTAGCCATTTATTCTGCCTTGTGTTTATTTCTGAATACAAAAGTCTCAATGGGTTTGGGTTGTCTCCCTCTAAGGTATGCTTTGAAATAATGCTTTCAAATCAGAGGGTACTGATCTCTGGTGTTTGGGCTGTGATGGCAAACAATCGCAGAGACATATAACAAGCCCACCCCAATTTCAAACCATGCAGCAAATTATCGATGCGTTTACTCTGTGGGCTTGAGGGTGAAGGGGCACCGAAGGAGACACTCCTGCAAACAAACACTAAGCTAATACCAATACGATCAGTTCTGTCCCCAATTTCCATGATTCTTCTATTAAATTATGCAGATTTTGTGCCTGTGTTCTCACCTTAATGACAGGGACATGGGAAGCACGGCAATGAGCCACAGTTTTGAAGGTAAAAGAGTATCTTTGAAGGCTAAGGTATTTTTTGAGCCAATTTGCAAGGGTAATTTGAAGCATAAAGGTCAATAAATATTCCCAAACCTAGCTACGGAACAAACTAAAAAGTCCTTTATTTAGGGAAGCCCAGACAGCGGGCTAGGGACCCATGGTATATACTCTCCATCACGGGTCCCTCCCAGGAGGTTCCACGAGCATCTTCCTGGAACCACCACCACCcgctcttccctctcctccacctGCTGCTCTCTGGCTGACCACGTATGGGGCTGAAGGAAGGGAATGTCTGGTGAAGGATCAGTGGCCACAAAATTAAAAGGAGCTAGAAACAGATCGTGTGTTAAAGCTCACACGTATTTTGAGAGTCTCAAAGTCTTGACTAAAACCAGGAGGCTCCTTAGTTATGGTTAAATCGTAGTGGTATGGTAACTGGTATGATAACTGTCAGCACAAAATTCCTTCAACTAGGCATTTCCAATAGTCCCTATTTCACCTGGGTCAGGAAGGGAATTAGGGAGGTTTTGAGTACACAGAacgacatcttttttttttaatttatttatttattatgtatacaatattctgtctgtgt encodes:
- the LOC130889602 gene encoding uncharacterized LOC128071544 homolog isoform X2, with amino-acid sequence MRDFPSAAGGTHSENAGTSRGKDPLPQQRKTKRKKASWQPALRDVPNKQWATASAPSSYFCCSPRGTR
- the LOC130889602 gene encoding uncharacterized LOC128071544 homolog isoform X1 — its product is MKKVRVTFEEGAPDSPPHDELCSVVTLGVLWALEMRDFPSAAGGTHSENAGTSRGKDPLPQQRKTKRKKASWQPALRDVPNKQWATASAPSSYFCCSPRGTR